The DNA sequence ctcactctctctccacgctcactctctccgcttctcgctctcgctctctctccctctccgcttctcgctctcgctctctctccctctccgcttctcgctctcgctctctctccctctccgcttctcgctctcactctctctccacgctcactctctccgcttctcgctctcgctctctctccctctccgcttctcactctctctccctctccgcttctcgctctctccgcttctcgctctcgctctctctctgcgttcgctctctccgcttctcgctctctccgcttctcgctctcgctctctctccgcttctcgctctcgctctctctccacgctcgctctctccgcttctcgctctcgctctctctccacgctcactctctccgcttctcgctctctctctgcgctcgctctctccgcttctcgctctcgctctctctccgcttctcgctcttgctctctctccctctccgcttctcgctctcgctctctctccacgctcactctctccgcttctcgctctctctcggtgctcactctctccacgctcgctctctccgcgctttcgctctcgctctctccgcgctcactctctccacactcactctctccgcgctctcactcgctctctccgcgctttcactcgctctctccgcgctcactctctccccgctctcgctctctccgcgcttcactcactctctccgcgctctcactctctctgcgctctcgctctctccgcgctttcgctcttgctctctccgcgctcactctcaccgcgctctcgctctctccgcgctctcactcgctctctccgcgctttcgctcttgctctctccgcgctcactctctccgcgctctcgctctctccgcgctctcactcgctctctccgcgctcactctcaccgcgctctcgctctctccgcgctctcactcgctctctccgcgctttcgctcttgctctctccgcgctcacgctctctccgcgctctcactcgctctctccgtgctctcactcgctctctccgcgctcactctctccacgctcactctctccacgctcactctctccacgctcactctctccacgctctcgctctcgccgcgctttcgctcttgctctctccgtgctcactctctccgcgctctcgctctctccgcgctctcactcgctctctccgcgcttttgctctcgctctctctatcgctctctcctcgctctcgctcactctgctcgctctctccgcgctctcactcgctcttttcgcgctctcgctctctgtgctctcgCTCTCGCCACGCTTACGCTCTCTCTTTCTGCACTCTCACTCGCTcctgccccgctctcgctctctccgcgctctcgtgcTGGATCACGCCACACTCGCGCTCACTCTTAACGCGCTCTCGTGCTCGCTTTCTCCATACTCGCGCTCACGCTAACtcactcgcgctcgctctctctgcgctCTTGCTTTCTCCACGCTTGGCCTCTCCGTGCTCTCGcgatccctctcgctctctccgcgctctccgcGCTCGCTCTCCGCGCTCTTGCGCTCACTCTCTCTGCACTCTCGGGCTCACTCTCTCCATGCTCTCGTGCTCCCTCTCTCGCGATCCCTCTCGATCTCTCCGCGCTCTCcgtgctcgctctcgctctctgcgcTCTCGCGCTCTTGCGCTTGCTCTCTCAGCGtgatcgcgctcactctctccgcactctcacgctcgctcgctctgtgctctcgtgttctctctctcgcgatccctctcgctctcgccgcgCTCGCACTCGCTCCGTGCTCTCCGTGCTCGCTCCGCGCTCTCCGTGTTCGCTCTTGCGCTCTCCgtgctcgctctcgcgctcgctctctctgcgctcgctctctctgcgctCGATCTCGCGCTCTTcctgctcgctctcgctctctccgtgctctcgctctctccgcgctcgctctctccgcttctcgctcttgctctctctccgcgctctctctctccgcttcttgctctcgctctctctcccgctccgcttctcgctctctccgcttctcgctctcgctctctctccgcgctcgctctctccgcttctcgttctctctccgcgctcgctctctccgcttctcgctctcgctctctctccacgctcactctctccgcttctcgctctcgctctctctccctctccgcttctcgctctcgctttctctccctctccgcttctcgctctctctccctctccgcttctctccctctccgcttcttgctctctctccctctccgcttctcgctctctctccctctccgcttctcgctctcgctctctctccctctccgcttctcgctctctccgcttctcgctctcgctctctctctgcgctcgctctctccgcttctcgctctctctccacgctcgctctctccgcttctcgttctctctccgcgctcgctctctccgcttctcgccctcgctctctctccacgctcactctctccgcttctcgctctcgctctctctccctctccgcttctcgctctcgctctctctccctctccgcttctcgctctctctccctctccgcttctctccctcgccgcttctcgctctctctccctctccgcttctcgctctctctccctctccgcttctcgctctctctccctctccgtttctcgctctctccgcttctcgctctctccgcttctcgctctctctccctctccgcttctcgctctctttccgcgctcgctctctccgcttctcgctctcactctgcgctcgctctctccgcttctcgctctcgctctctctccctctccgcttctcgctctcactctctctccacgctcactctctccgcttctcgctctcgctctctctccctctccgcttctcgctctctctctgcgctcactctctccgcttctcgctgtcgatctctctccctctccgcttctcgctctcactctctctccacgctcactctctccgcttctcgctctcgctctctctccctctccgcttctcgctctctctctgcgctcactctctccgcttctcgctctcgctctctctccctctccgcttctcgctctctctccacgctcactctctccgcttctcgctctctctctgtgctcgctctctccgcttctcgctctctctccctctccgcttctcgctctctctccctctccgcttctcgctctctctccctctccgcttctcgctctctctccctctccgcttctcgctctcactccacgctcactctctccgcttctcgctctcactctgcgctcgctctctccgcttctcgctctctttccacgctcgctctctccgcttctcgctctctccgcttctcgctctcgctctctctccacgctcgctctctccgcttctcgctctctctctgcactcactctctccgcttctcgctctcgctctctctccctctccgcttctcgctctctctccctctccgcttctcgctctctctccacgctcactctctccgcttctcgctctctctccacgctcactctctccgcttctcgctctctctccacgctcactctctccgcttctcgctctctcaccacgctcgctctctccgcttctcgctctctctccacgttcgctctctccgcttctcgctctctctccctctccgcttctcgctctctctccacgctcactctctccgcttctcgctctctctccacgctcactctctccgcttctcgctctctctccacgctcactctctccgcttctcgctctctctccacgctcactctctccgcttctcgctctctcaccacgctcgctctctccgcttctcgctctctctccacgttcgctctctccgcttctcgctctctctccctctccgcttctcgctctctctccacgctcactctctccgcttctcgctctctctccacgctcgctctctccgcttctcgctctctctccacgctcactctctccgcttctcgctctctctccctctccgcttctcgctctctctccacgctcactctctccgcttctcgctctctctccctctccgcttctcgctctctctccacgctcactctctccgcttctcgctctctctccacgctcactctctccgcttctcgctctctctccacgctcactctctccgcttctcgctctctcaccacgctcgctctctccgcttctcgctctctctccacgttcgctctctccgcttctcgctctctctccctctccgcttctcgctctctctccacgctcgctctctccgcttctcgttctctctccgcgctcgctctctccgcttctcgctctcgttctctctccgcgctcgctctctccgcttctcgctctcactctctctccttctccgcttctcgctctcgctctctctccacgctcactctctccgcttctcgctctctctccacgctcactctctccgcttctcgctctctctccacgctcactctctccgcttctcgctctctctccacgctcactctctccgcttctcgctctctcaccacgctcactctctccgcttctcgctctctctccacgttcgctctctccgcttctcgctctctctccctctccgcttctcactctctccgcttctcgctctctcaccacgctcactctctccgcttctcgctctctctccgcgctcgctctctccgcttctcgttctctctccgcgctcgctctctccgcttctcgctctcgctctctctccctctccgcttctcgctctcactctctctccacgctcactctctccgcttctcgctctcgctctctctccctctctgcttctcgctctcgctctctctccctctccgcttctcgctctcgctctctctccctctccgcttctctccctctccgcttctcgctctcgctctctctccctctctgcttcacgctctcgctctctctccctctctgcttctcgctctcgctctctctccctctctgcttctcgctctcgctctctctccctctccgcttctctccctctccgcttctcactctctctccctctccgcttctcgctctctccgcttctcgctctctccgcttcttgctctcgctctctctccgcttctcgctctcgctctctctctgcgctcactctctccgcttctcgctctctctccacgctcactctctccgcttctcgctctcgctctctctccctctccgcttctcgctctcgctctctctccctctccacttctcgctctcgctctctctccctctccgcttctcactctctctccctctcagcatctcgctctctccgcttctcgctctcgctctctctctgcgttccctctctccgcttctcgctctctccgcttctcgctctcgctctctctctgcgttccctctctccgcttctcgctctctccgcttctcgctctcgctctctctccacgctcactctctccgcttctcgctctctctctgcgctcgctctctccgcttctcgctctctctctctctccacgctcgctctctccgcttctcgctctcgctctctctccacgctcaatctctccgcttctcgctctctctctatgctcgctctctccgcttctcgctctcgctctctctccgcttctcgctctcgctctctctccacgctcaatctctccgcttctcgctctctctctgtgctcactctctccgcttctcgctctcgctctctctccctctccgcttctcgctctcgctctctccgcttctcgctctcactctctctccctctccgcttctcgctctcgctctctcgctctctccgcgctctcgctctctctgcgtcttgctctcgctctctcgctctctccgtgctctcgctctctccgcgtcttgctctcgctctctctgtgctctcgcTCTTGCACTCTCTGCGCTCTCGCTCACtccgctctctcccgcgctctcgcTCTCACGATCTCCGCACTTGCTCTCTCCatgtctcgcgctcgctctctccgctctcgctctctccgcactctcgctctctccgcctctcgctatCGCTCTCTCCGCACGCTCGTTCTCACTCGCTCCGTGCTCGATCTCGCACTCTCCGCGCGCTCGCTCTCGTTATCTCCACACGCTCACTCTCGTTCTCTCcgcgtctcgctctcgctctctccgcgctctcactctctctgtgtcttgcGTCACTCTCGTTTTCtccgcactcgctctcgctctctctctgcatctcactctcgctctctgcacactctcgctctctccgctctcgctctctccacactctcgctctctcagcctCTCGCTATCACTCTCTCCGCACTCTCGGTCTCACTCGCTCCGTGCTCAATCTCGCTATCTCCGCGCACTTGCTCTCGCTATCTCCGCacgctcgctctcgttctctcctcgtctcgctctcgctctctccgcgctctcgctctctccgtgtcTTGCGTCACTCTCGTTTTCtccgcactcgctctcgctctctctctgcatctcactctcgctctctccacactctcgctctctcagcctCTCGCTATCACTCTCTCCGCACTCTCGTTCTCACTCGCTCCGTGCTCAATCTCGCTATCTCCGCGCACTTGCTCTCGCTATCTCCGCacgctcgctctcgttctctccgcGTTTTGCGCTCGCTCTCTCCTATCTCGCTCTCTCTGCAACTTGCGTTCGCTCTCGTTTTCTTCAcgatcgctcttgctctctctgcatcgcactctcgctctctctgcgctctcgctctctccgcgctctcactcgctctctccgcgctcactctctccgcgctcactctctccgcgctctctctccgtgctctcgctctctccgcgctttcgctcttgctctctccgcgctcactctctccgcgcactcgctctctccgcactctcactcgctctctccgcgctttcgctcttgctctctccgcgctcactctctccgcgcactcgctctctccgcgctctcactcgctctctccgcgctttcgctcttgctctctccgcgctcactctctccgcgctctcgctctctctgcactctcactcgctctctccgcgctcactctctccgcgctcactctctccgcgctcactctctccgcgctctctctccgtgctctcgctctctccgcgctttcgctcttgctctctccgcgctcactctctccgctcactcgctctctccgcgctctcactcgctctctccgcgctttcgctcttgctctctccgcgctcactctctccgcgccctcgctctctccgcgctctcactcgctctctccgcgctcactctctccgcgctctcgctctctccgcgctctcactcgctctctccgcgctttcgctattgctctctccgcgctcacgctctccgcgctctcgctctctccgcgctcactctctccgtgctctcgctctctccgcgctcactctctccgtgctctcgctctctccgcgctctcgctctctccgcgctctcactctctccgcgctcatcTCTCCatgctcgctctctccgcgctttcgctctcgctctctccgcgctcactctctccatgctcactctctctgcgctctcgctctctccgcgctctcactctctcggcgctctcactctctccgcgctcactctctccacgctcactcacaccgcgctctcgctctctccgcgctctcgttctctccgcgctctcactcgctctctcctcgctcaatctgctcgctctctccgcactcaccgcgctctcgctctctcctctctctcgctcactctgctcgctctctccgcgctcactctctccgcgctctcgctctctccgcgctctcactcgctctctccgcgctcactctctccgcgctctcgctctctccgcgctctcactctctccgcgctctcactctctccacgctcactctctccgtgctctcactctctccgcgctttcgctcttgctctctccgcgctcactctctccgcgctctcgctctcaccGCGCTCACTCTctacgcgctctcgctctctccacgctcactctctccgcgctctcgctctctccgcgctctcactcgctctctccgcgctcactctctccgcgctctcgctctctccgcgctctcactctctccgtgctcactctctccacgctcactctctccgtgctctcactctctccgcgctttcgctcttgctctctccgcgctcactctctctccgcgctctcactcgctctctccgtgctcactttctccgcgctctcgctctctccgcgctctcactcgctctctccgcgctcactctctccgcgcgctcgctctctccgcgctctcgctcgctctctccgcgctttcgctcttgctctctccgcgctcacgctctccgcgctctcgctctctccgcgctcacgctctccgcgctctcgctctctccgcgctcactctctccacgctcactctctccgcgctcactctctccacgctcactctctccgcgctctcgctctctccgcgctttcgctcttgctctctctgcgctcactctctccgcgctctcgctccctccacgctctcactcgctctctccgcgctctcactcgctctctccgtgctctcgctctctccgcgctctcactcactctctccgcgctctcacttgctctctccgcgctctcgctctctccgcgctctcactcgctctctccgcgctctagcTCTCGCTCACtctgcgctcactctctccgcgctctctctctcgctcactctgcgctcactctctccgcgctctcactcgctctctccgcgctctagcTCTCGCTCACtctgcgctcactctctccgcgctctctctctctcgctcactctgcgctcgctctctccgcgctcactctctccgcgctctcgctctctccgcgctctcactcgctctctccgcgctttcgctctcgctctctcaatcgctctctcctcgctctcgctcactctgctcgctttctccgcgctcactctctccgcactctcgctctctccgcgctctcactcactCTTTTCGCGCTCTCGCTCTCCGTGCTCTCGCTCTCGCCACGCTTACGCTCTCTCTTTCTGCACTCTCACTCGCTCCtgccacgctctcgctctctccgcgctctcgcgctGGATCACGCCACACTCGCGCTCACTCTTAACGCGCTCTCGTGCTCGCTTTCTCCATACTCGCGCTCACGCTAACtcactcgcgctcgctctctgcgcTCTTGCTTTCTCCACGCTTGGCCTCTCCGCGCTCTCGcgatccctctcgctctctccgcgtcttgctctcgctctctctgtgctctcgcTCTTGCACTCTCTGCGCTCTTGCACTCTCTGCGCTCTTGCTCACtccgctctctcccgcgctctcgcTCTCACGATCTCCGCACTTGCTCTCTCCatgtctcgcgctcgctctctccgctctcgctctctccgcactctcgctctctctgtgctctcgcTCTTGCACTCTCTGCGCTCTCGCTCACtccgctctctcccgcgctctcgcTCTCACGATCTCCGCACTTGCTCTCTCCatgtctcgcgctcgctctctccgctctcgctctctccgcactctcgctctctctgcctctcgctgtcGCTCTCTCCGCACGCTCGTTCTCACTCGCTCCGTGCTCGATCTCGCACTCTCCGCGCGCTCGCTCTCGTTATCTCCACACGCTCACTCTCGTTCTCTCcgcgtctcgctctcgctctctccgcgctctcgctctctccgtgtcTTGCGTCACTCTCGTTTTCtccgcactcgctctcgctctctctctgcatctcactctcgctctctccacactctcgctctctcagcctctcgctatcaatctctccGCACTCTCGTTCTCACTCGCTCCGTGGTCAATCTCGCTATCTCCGCGCACTTGCTCTCACTATCTCTGCacgctcgctctcgttctctccgcGTTTtgcgctcgctctctccgcgctctcgctctctctgcaacTTGCGCTCGCTCTCGTTTTCTTCGcgatcgctcttgctctctctgcatcgcactctcgctctctctgcgctctcgctctctccacgctctcactcgctctctccgcgctcactctctccgcgctcactctctccacgctcactctctccgcgctcactctctccgcgctctcactctctccgcgctctcgctctctccgcgctttcgctcttgctctctccgcgctcactctctctgcgctctcgctctctccgcgctcactcgctctctccgcgctttcgctcttgttctctccgcgctcactctctccgcgctctcgctttctccgcgctctcactcgctctttcCACGCTCActttctccgcgctctcgctctctccgcgctcactctctccgcgctctcgctttctccgcgctcactctctccgcgctttcgctcttgctctctccgcgctcacgctctccgcgctctcgctctctccgcgctcactctccgcgctctcgctctctccgcgctctcactcgctctctccgcgctttcgctcttgctctctccggGCTCatgctctccgcgctctcgctctctccgcgctcactctctccgcgctctcactctctccgcgctctcgctctctccgcgcactcattctctccgcgctcactctctccacgctcgctctctccgcgctttcactcgctctctcctcgctctcgcactctccgcgctcactctctccgcgctctcactcgctctctccgcgctctcactctctccgcgctctcactctctccgcgctccctctctccacgctcactctctccgcgctctcacttctccgcgctctcactctctccgcgctctcgctctctccgcgctcactctctccacgctcactctctccgcgctctcgctctccgcgctctcactcgctctctcctcgctctcgcactctccgcgctcactctctccgcgctctcactcgctctctccgcgctcactctctccgcgctctcgctctctccgcgctttcgctcttgctctctccgcgctcacgctCTCCGcgctcttgctctctccgcgctcactctctccgcgctctcactctctccgcgctctcgctctctccgcgctctcactctctccgcgctcactctctccacgctcgctctctccgcgctttcgctctcgctctctccgcgctcactctctccacgctcactctctccgcgctctcgcttctccgcgctctcactctctccgcgctctcactctctccgcgctccctctctccacgctcactctctccgcgctctcgcttctccgcgctctcactctctccgcgctctcgctctctccgcgctcactctctccacgctcactctctccgcgctctcgctctctccgcgctctcactcgctctctcctcgctctcgctcactctgctcgcactctccgcgctcactctctccgcgctctcgctcgctctctccgcgctctcactcgctctctccgcgctcactctacgcgctctcactctctccgcgctctcgctctctccgcgctttcgctcttgctctctccgcgctcactctctccgcgctctcgctctctccgcgctcactctctccgcgctctcactctctccgcgctctcgctctctccgcgctctcactctctccgcgctcactctctccacgctcactctctccgtgctctcgctctctccgtgctctcactcgctctctcctcgctctcactcactctgctcgctctctccgcgctcactctctccgcgctctcgctctctccgcgctctcactctctccgcgctcactctctccgcgcactcgctctctcctcgctctcgctcactctgctcgctctctccgcgctctcactcgctctcaccgcgctctcactcgctctctccgcgctcactctctccgcgctcactctctccgcgctcactctctccacgctcactctctccatgctcactctctccgcgttctcgctctctccgcgctctcactcgctctctccgcgctttcgctctagctctctccgcgctcactctctccacgctcactctctccgcgctctcgctctctccgcgctcactctctccgcgctctcgttctctccgcgctctcgctctctctgcaacTTGCGCTCGCTCTCGTTTTCTTCGcgatcgctcttgctctctctgcatcgcactctcgctctctctgcgctctcgctctctccacgctctcactcgctctctccgcgctcgctctctccgcgctctcactctctccgcgctctcgctctctccgcgctctcactctctccgcgctcactctctccacgctcactctctccacgctcactctctccgcgctctcgctctctccgcgctttcgctcttgctctctccgcgctcacgctctccgcgctctcgctctctccgcgctctcactcgctctctccgcgctttcgctcttgctctctccgcgctctcgctctctccgcgctctcactcgctctctccgcgctcactctctccgcgctctcgctctctccgcgctctcactcgctctctccgcgctcactctctccgcgctctcgctctctccgcgctcactctctccgcgctttcgctctcgctctctccgcgctcactctctccacgctcactctctccgcgctctcgctctctccgcgctctcactctctccgcgctctcgctctctccgcgctctcactctctccgcgctcactctctccacgctcactctctccgtgctctcgctctctccgtg is a window from the Pristiophorus japonicus isolate sPriJap1 unplaced genomic scaffold, sPriJap1.hap1 HAP1_SCAFFOLD_1028, whole genome shotgun sequence genome containing:
- the LOC139241304 gene encoding cleavage and polyadenylation specificity factor subunit 6-like, producing the protein HGEMSAERVRARRERERGESESTERREREAEREREREREAE